A genomic region of Streptomyces sp. R33 contains the following coding sequences:
- a CDS encoding CBS domain-containing protein: protein MKHIKVADLMTDEVVSAAPGTAFKDVAKLLAQYDISGVPVLDDEDRVMGVVSQTDLLAHAGPGPGSSWQNGTAGEPPTASDVMSAPAVTVRAEETAADAARLMTRRAIERLPVVDVEDRLVGIVTRRDLLRMFLRPDSEIRRRINDEILAEALGVPTEDVDVHVVDGVVTLEGHVERRSQLPPLLGLVEQLEGVVAVASRVTARTDDTAATYADQARHAMPW, encoded by the coding sequence ATGAAGCACATCAAGGTGGCGGACCTGATGACCGACGAGGTCGTCTCCGCGGCCCCGGGTACCGCCTTCAAGGACGTTGCGAAGCTCCTCGCCCAGTACGACATCTCCGGTGTCCCTGTCCTGGACGACGAGGACCGCGTGATGGGTGTCGTCTCGCAGACGGACCTGCTGGCCCATGCGGGACCTGGCCCCGGTTCCTCCTGGCAGAACGGCACAGCGGGGGAGCCGCCCACCGCGAGCGACGTCATGTCCGCGCCCGCGGTCACCGTCCGCGCCGAAGAGACAGCGGCCGACGCCGCCCGGCTGATGACCCGCCGTGCCATCGAACGCCTCCCCGTCGTGGACGTGGAAGACCGGCTCGTCGGCATCGTCACGCGCCGGGACCTGCTCCGCATGTTCCTGCGCCCGGACTCCGAGATACGACGACGTATCAACGACGAGATCCTCGCGGAGGCACTCGGCGTGCCGACCGAGGACGTCGACGTCCACGTGGTGGACGGCGTCGTCACTCTGGAGGGCCATGTCGAACGCCGGAGCCAGCTCCCCCCACTCCTCGGCCTCGTCGAGCAACTCGAAGGGGTCGTCGCTGTGGCATCGCGTGTCACCGCCCGCACCGATGACACGGCAGCCACGTACGCGGACCAGGCCCGGCACGCAATGCCGTGGTGA
- the ppk2 gene encoding polyphosphate kinase 2 encodes MGLKKAVYERELLRLQTELVKLQEWTRAEGARLVVVFEGRDAAGKGGTIKRVAEHLNPRVARIAALPTPTERERTQWYFQRYVEHLPAAGEIVLFDRSWYNRAGVEHVMGFCTPAEHQLFLRQCPVFERMLVEDGILLRKYWFSVSDAVQEERFRARAEDPLRRWKLSPMDLESLTRLNRGRRRWCLLPDFQDLGQRAAGRVGACGAVAEAEDHLHVSHGRDRVAGRPAQLRPLQGV; translated from the coding sequence ATGGGCCTTAAGAAGGCGGTCTACGAGAGAGAACTGCTGCGGCTCCAGACGGAGCTGGTCAAGCTCCAGGAGTGGACGCGCGCGGAAGGCGCCCGCCTGGTCGTCGTCTTCGAGGGGCGTGACGCCGCGGGCAAGGGGGGCACGATCAAGCGCGTCGCAGAACACCTCAATCCCCGTGTCGCACGCATCGCCGCGCTGCCCACACCGACGGAGCGGGAGCGTACCCAGTGGTACTTCCAGCGGTACGTCGAGCACCTGCCCGCCGCCGGCGAGATCGTGCTGTTCGACCGCAGCTGGTACAACCGGGCCGGGGTCGAGCACGTCATGGGCTTCTGCACGCCCGCGGAACACCAGCTCTTCCTGCGGCAGTGTCCGGTCTTCGAGCGGATGCTGGTGGAGGACGGGATCCTGCTCCGCAAGTACTGGTTCTCCGTCAGCGATGCAGTGCAGGAGGAGCGGTTCCGCGCCCGTGCGGAGGACCCGTTGCGCCGGTGGAAGCTCTCCCCGATGGATCTGGAGTCCCTCACGCGACTGAACCGCGGTAGGCGCCGGTGGTGTCTACTCCCGGATTTCCAGGACCTCGGTCAACGGGCGGCGGGGCGTGTCGGGGCCTGCGGGGCCGTAGCCGAGGCGGAAGACCATTTGCACGTGTCCCATGGCCGCGACCGGGTCGCGGGCCGTCCAGCGCAACTCCGGCCACTCCAGGGGGTGTGA
- a CDS encoding Crp/Fnr family transcriptional regulator, producing the protein MSTPSPTRISEALPADCRSRLMALAREVNFEEGTRLFREGGHADRFWIVRSGTVTLDVHVPGRRAAVIESLGAGQLVGCSWLFKPYSWRLGAEAMTPVRAYEFDAERVRALMDTDTAFGSALGHWVGQVLANRLQAARVRLLDLYAPYGSGSFL; encoded by the coding sequence ATGAGCACCCCTTCACCCACCCGTATCTCCGAGGCACTGCCCGCCGACTGCCGCTCCCGTCTGATGGCACTGGCCCGAGAGGTCAACTTCGAGGAAGGGACGCGTCTCTTCCGCGAGGGCGGCCACGCCGACCGGTTCTGGATCGTCCGGTCCGGCACCGTGACCTTGGACGTCCATGTGCCCGGGCGGCGCGCCGCGGTCATCGAGAGCCTCGGCGCCGGCCAGCTGGTCGGCTGCTCGTGGCTCTTCAAGCCGTACTCCTGGCGCCTGGGCGCCGAGGCTATGACACCCGTCCGCGCGTACGAGTTCGACGCGGAGCGCGTGCGGGCGCTGATGGACACCGACACCGCTTTCGGCTCTGCCCTGGGCCACTGGGTCGGGCAGGTCCTCGCCAACCGGCTGCAGGCCGCCCGCGTGCGCCTTCTCGATCTGTACGCGCCCTACGGCAGCGGCAGCTTCCTCTGA
- a CDS encoding universal stress protein: MKHHVTVGVDGSPESRGAARWAAQEALLRQVPLRLVHAVDWPLDPVLPGLGRQDVDRWADQALTEAAQELHGRHQNLEITTRCLTARPAAALAAEAADAGLLVLGSRGLGGLVGFVAGSVAMSTVVATDTPVVLVRAADDPDGPGTGSGAEIVVGVDIHEACDRVLAFAFEEADRRHCPLRAVHGWKMPAAYSYAPFFDPDNERDIGRSVTHMVGDMLLPWQHKFPNVNVSHNVFMGSAGGHLVRASQGAGLVVVGRRVRRSPLGAHLGSVAHAVLHHAAAPVAVIAHD, encoded by the coding sequence ATGAAACACCACGTGACCGTGGGAGTCGACGGCTCCCCGGAAAGCCGGGGAGCAGCCCGCTGGGCAGCGCAGGAGGCCCTCCTACGGCAGGTGCCGCTGCGGCTCGTGCACGCCGTCGACTGGCCCTTGGACCCGGTGCTCCCCGGCCTGGGCCGCCAGGACGTGGACCGCTGGGCGGACCAAGCCCTGACCGAAGCCGCGCAGGAACTGCACGGGCGCCACCAGAACCTGGAGATCACGACCCGCTGCCTGACGGCCCGGCCGGCCGCCGCCCTCGCGGCCGAAGCCGCCGACGCCGGGCTGCTCGTTCTGGGATCGCGCGGTCTGGGCGGCCTGGTCGGTTTCGTCGCGGGCTCGGTGGCGATGTCCACTGTGGTCGCGACGGACACCCCGGTCGTCCTCGTTCGCGCCGCCGACGACCCGGACGGCCCGGGCACCGGCTCCGGCGCCGAGATCGTCGTGGGCGTCGACATCCACGAAGCGTGCGACCGGGTACTCGCCTTCGCCTTCGAAGAGGCGGACCGTCGTCACTGCCCCTTGCGGGCCGTGCACGGCTGGAAGATGCCGGCCGCCTACAGCTACGCCCCCTTCTTCGACCCGGACAACGAACGGGACATCGGCAGGAGCGTCACGCACATGGTGGGCGACATGCTGCTGCCCTGGCAGCACAAGTTCCCCAACGTGAACGTCAGCCACAACGTGTTCATGGGATCGGCGGGCGGGCATCTCGTCCGGGCCTCGCAGGGCGCGGGACTCGTCGTCGTGGGACGCCGTGTGCGCCGCTCCCCGCTCGGCGCGCACCTCGGCTCGGTCGCCCACGCGGTCCTGCACCACGCAGCAGCCCCCGTGGCCGTCATCGCCCACGACTGA
- a CDS encoding oxygenase MpaB family protein: MAATRGSAPTPPDRGSGPPPLGADPGLYGPASVTWQCHGDPIMWIAGVRALYLQALHPRAVRGVVANSDFRSDAWGRLLRTADFVGTVTYGTTEAAERAGARVRRIHRSLSATDPATGERFPVDDPELLLWVHCAQIDSFLHILRRSGIPLTAAQADRYVDENRVNARLVGLDPAHVPADTSALAAYFEKVRPELAAGPDARAVVAFLRSPPTPALLIPGRNLLWRPVAELAYGSLPGYAHRLYGRAAAPAPVITRRLRLTGTLLRSIPAGLRWQLPPGHILKAMRRMGPGSRPSAYTLRTSAAILDRPGRA; the protein is encoded by the coding sequence ATGGCCGCGACCCGGGGGAGCGCACCGACGCCGCCCGACCGAGGGAGCGGGCCGCCCCCGCTCGGGGCCGACCCCGGGCTCTACGGGCCCGCGTCCGTCACCTGGCAGTGCCACGGCGACCCGATCATGTGGATCGCCGGAGTCCGCGCGCTCTACCTCCAGGCCCTGCACCCCCGCGCGGTCCGCGGGGTCGTCGCGAACAGCGACTTCCGCTCCGATGCCTGGGGCCGGCTGTTGCGCACCGCCGATTTCGTCGGCACCGTCACCTACGGCACCACCGAGGCCGCCGAGCGCGCCGGCGCCCGCGTCCGCCGGATCCACCGGAGCCTGTCCGCCACCGACCCCGCCACCGGCGAGCGGTTCCCCGTCGACGACCCCGAGCTGCTGCTCTGGGTGCACTGCGCGCAGATCGACAGCTTCCTGCACATCCTGCGCCGCTCAGGGATCCCCCTCACCGCCGCCCAGGCCGACCGCTACGTCGACGAGAACCGTGTCAACGCCCGCCTGGTCGGCCTCGACCCGGCGCACGTGCCGGCCGACACGTCAGCCCTCGCCGCGTACTTCGAGAAGGTCCGCCCCGAGCTCGCCGCCGGACCCGACGCCCGCGCCGTGGTCGCCTTCCTGCGGAGCCCGCCCACCCCTGCCCTCCTCATCCCTGGCCGAAACCTGCTGTGGCGCCCGGTCGCGGAACTGGCCTACGGTTCCCTCCCCGGCTACGCGCACCGTCTGTACGGCCGGGCGGCTGCGCCGGCACCCGTCATCACTCGTCGCCTGCGCCTCACCGGTACCCTGCTGCGCAGCATTCCCGCAGGTCTGCGGTGGCAGCTGCCGCCAGGTCACATCTTGAAAGCGATGCGCCGCATGGGCCCCGGCAGCCGCCCCTCGGCGTACACACTGCGTACATCAGCGGCCATACTGGACCGGCCGGGGAGGGCGTAG
- a CDS encoding CBS domain-containing protein: MPASRYTVSDVMTHTAVAIGREASYKEIVELMHEWKVSAVPVLEGEGRVVGVVSEADLLPKEEFRRTDPALPDQLEEASKAGGVLAEELMSSPAITVHPDAPVAEAARIMARKHVKRLPVVNALGMLEGVVSRSDLLKVFLRPDEELEEEIRESVLTELTPGVSVDLAVQDGVVTLRGPLRDRALVPLLARAIRAVEGVVDVRMELESTIAA, from the coding sequence ATGCCCGCATCCCGCTACACCGTCAGTGACGTCATGACGCACACGGCCGTGGCCATAGGCAGGGAGGCGTCCTACAAGGAGATCGTCGAGCTGATGCACGAGTGGAAGGTCAGCGCGGTCCCCGTCCTGGAAGGCGAGGGCCGCGTCGTGGGAGTGGTCTCCGAGGCGGATCTGCTGCCGAAGGAGGAGTTCCGGCGTACGGACCCCGCGCTGCCCGATCAGCTGGAGGAGGCTTCCAAGGCCGGCGGGGTGCTGGCCGAGGAGCTCATGTCGAGCCCGGCGATCACCGTGCACCCGGACGCGCCCGTCGCCGAGGCCGCCCGGATCATGGCGCGCAAGCACGTCAAGCGCCTGCCCGTGGTGAACGCGCTCGGCATGCTGGAAGGTGTGGTCAGCCGCAGCGACCTCCTCAAGGTGTTCCTGCGGCCCGACGAGGAGCTCGAGGAGGAGATCCGCGAGAGCGTGCTCACCGAGCTGACACCCGGTGTGAGCGTGGACCTCGCCGTACAGGACGGGGTTGTCACTCTGCGCGGCCCGCTCCGGGACCGGGCCCTGGTCCCCCTCCTCGCACGGGCGATCCGCGCGGTCGAGGGTGTCGTGGACGTCCGGATGGAGCTGGAAAGCACCATCGCTGCCTAA
- a CDS encoding universal stress protein — protein sequence MSNRITVGLDGSGADTAAADWAAHEAELRGAALELVHAEDWAQYGPFAVPLPEPRDQWAEELLSRTRDRLLREYGALDISTHGTKGLTASKVLASCAADADLLVLGSRGLGAMAGFVVGSTGSATIPETDTPVVLVRSVDGQDRPPRPAGDAGPVVLGVDLRSNCDRLLAFACEEADRRACPLVVVHGWSLPPVFSYAPVLDPGVEKEMADGLETTLRELLSPWEKKYPRLALDARIVIGQPASQILDAASGAALVVVGRRIRRPALGARIGPITHAVMHHATSPVAVVAHD from the coding sequence ATGTCGAACCGGATCACGGTAGGTCTGGACGGATCGGGCGCCGACACCGCCGCTGCCGACTGGGCCGCCCACGAGGCCGAACTGCGTGGCGCGGCCCTGGAACTCGTCCACGCGGAAGACTGGGCGCAGTACGGTCCTTTCGCCGTGCCGCTCCCCGAACCGCGTGATCAGTGGGCGGAGGAGCTCCTTTCGCGCACACGGGACCGGCTGCTGCGCGAGTACGGCGCGCTCGACATCAGCACCCACGGCACCAAAGGACTCACGGCCTCCAAGGTCCTCGCCTCCTGCGCAGCCGATGCGGACCTGCTCGTGCTCGGCTCACGCGGTCTCGGCGCCATGGCCGGGTTCGTCGTGGGCTCGACCGGCTCGGCGACCATCCCCGAGACCGACACGCCCGTCGTCCTCGTGCGCTCCGTCGACGGCCAAGACCGTCCGCCCAGGCCCGCGGGTGATGCCGGACCGGTGGTGCTCGGAGTGGACCTGCGCAGCAACTGCGATCGGCTCCTCGCTTTCGCCTGCGAGGAAGCGGACCGGCGGGCCTGCCCGCTCGTCGTCGTACACGGCTGGTCGCTCCCGCCGGTCTTCTCCTACGCTCCCGTCCTCGATCCCGGCGTCGAGAAGGAGATGGCCGACGGACTCGAGACCACGCTTCGCGAGCTGCTGAGCCCCTGGGAGAAGAAGTACCCGCGGCTCGCCCTCGATGCCCGCATCGTCATCGGCCAGCCCGCCAGCCAGATCCTGGACGCCGCGTCCGGCGCGGCACTCGTCGTGGTCGGCCGGCGAATCCGCCGTCCGGCACTCGGTGCCCGCATCGGCCCCATCACCCACGCGGTGATGCACCACGCCACCTCACCGGTCGCCGTCGTGGCGCACGACTGA
- a CDS encoding response regulator transcription factor, with protein MSDDPNASAEAPIKVFLLDDHEVVRRGLHDLLDAEPDITVVGEAGTAEQALARGPALRPDVAVLDVRLPDSDGITVCRELRSRMPGLACLMLTSFDDEDALLDAIMAGAAGYVLKQIKGSDLVSAVRTVATGQSMLDPATTARLMHSLRDPETAKAPEDARLAALSERERAVLELIGEGLTNRQIAKQLYLSEKTVKNHISRLLGKLGVERRVQAAVIAAQVREHDTGAANR; from the coding sequence ATGTCCGACGATCCGAACGCCTCCGCAGAGGCGCCGATCAAGGTGTTCCTCCTCGACGACCACGAGGTGGTCCGACGCGGGCTGCATGACCTTCTGGACGCAGAGCCGGACATCACCGTCGTGGGCGAAGCCGGCACCGCGGAGCAGGCGCTCGCCCGCGGGCCGGCGCTCCGTCCGGACGTCGCCGTACTCGACGTGCGGCTCCCTGACAGCGACGGCATCACCGTCTGCCGCGAGCTGCGCTCGCGCATGCCGGGTCTGGCCTGTCTGATGCTGACCTCGTTCGACGACGAGGACGCCCTGCTGGACGCGATCATGGCAGGGGCTGCCGGCTACGTCCTGAAGCAGATCAAGGGCTCCGATCTGGTCTCGGCCGTACGAACGGTCGCCACCGGCCAGTCCATGCTGGACCCCGCGACCACTGCCCGCCTGATGCACTCCCTGCGCGACCCGGAAACGGCGAAGGCACCGGAAGACGCACGCCTGGCGGCGCTGTCCGAACGGGAGCGGGCCGTCCTGGAGCTCATCGGCGAGGGCCTCACCAACCGGCAGATCGCCAAGCAGCTCTACTTGTCCGAGAAGACGGTCAAGAACCACATCTCCCGGTTGCTGGGCAAGCTCGGCGTGGAGCGACGGGTCCAGGCGGCCGTGATCGCCGCCCAGGTGCGCGAGCACGACACCGGGGCGGCCAACCGGTAG
- a CDS encoding GAF domain-containing protein: MSGGEQPTGSGVPRLRLDELLDELQVRIDEVRGTRDRLNGLLEAVMSVGRELDLPQVLRGIVEAAVVLVDAEYGALGVIGDDKRLAEFLPVGISDGLRAQIGDLPSGHGILGELIRHPEPLRLSELSGHPASYGFPAHHPPMHSFLGVPIRVREEVFGNLYLTEKRGGAEFDAEDEAVLSTLAVAAGIAIENARLFEEVRLRERWLEASSDITSALLSGAPEDEVLEGMLERAKDITGAAMGAFYLLGSGGELRGSLALGEGAEAHRGIVLPSTRGTLAEAALARDGLITVPDVATDERVTVQPERWTGFGPAVAVTVGTKERLSGVLILARRHGRPVFASAEIAALPGFAGQAALALELADRRRDAEQMSLLEDHDRIARDLHDLAIQRLFATGMTLQSAQRFVDHPQAAERLARAVDDLDATIKIIRSTIFGLREHEAPGKAPKMRSRLVQALDEASAALGFAPALRMEGLIDTGVPSAVADEALAVVGEALTNVARHAEATRAEVSIAEADGSLIVTVTDNGVGLPAGGRRSGLRNLAERAERLSGRMEVAARGDGERGTRLEWQVPLVPPK, translated from the coding sequence ATGAGCGGAGGCGAGCAGCCCACCGGGAGCGGTGTTCCGCGGCTGCGGCTCGACGAGCTGCTCGACGAGCTGCAGGTACGGATCGACGAGGTCAGGGGCACGCGGGACCGGCTGAACGGTCTGCTCGAGGCCGTCATGTCGGTGGGCCGGGAACTCGACCTGCCGCAAGTCCTGCGCGGCATCGTCGAAGCCGCCGTGGTGCTCGTGGACGCGGAATACGGGGCCCTCGGCGTCATCGGGGACGACAAGAGGCTGGCGGAGTTCCTTCCCGTCGGCATCAGCGACGGCCTCCGCGCGCAGATCGGGGACCTGCCGTCCGGCCACGGCATCCTCGGCGAGCTGATCCGCCACCCCGAGCCGCTGCGGCTGTCGGAGTTGTCCGGGCATCCCGCCTCGTACGGATTCCCGGCCCATCACCCGCCGATGCATTCCTTCCTCGGTGTCCCGATCCGGGTTCGCGAGGAGGTCTTCGGCAACCTCTATCTGACCGAGAAGCGGGGCGGAGCCGAATTCGACGCCGAGGACGAGGCGGTCCTGTCCACCCTCGCCGTTGCGGCCGGCATCGCCATCGAGAACGCCCGGCTGTTCGAGGAGGTCCGGCTGCGCGAGCGGTGGCTGGAGGCCAGCTCGGACATCACCAGCGCCCTGCTCTCCGGAGCGCCCGAGGACGAGGTCCTCGAGGGCATGCTGGAGCGGGCCAAGGACATCACGGGCGCGGCCATGGGTGCCTTCTACCTGCTCGGCTCCGGCGGTGAACTGAGGGGCTCGCTCGCTCTCGGGGAGGGAGCCGAGGCGCACCGCGGGATCGTCCTGCCCAGTACTCGGGGAACTCTCGCCGAGGCCGCACTGGCCCGCGACGGTCTCATCACAGTCCCCGACGTGGCGACCGACGAGCGCGTCACCGTGCAACCGGAGAGGTGGACGGGCTTCGGCCCGGCGGTCGCCGTCACCGTCGGCACCAAGGAAAGACTGAGCGGCGTCCTGATCCTGGCCAGGAGGCACGGTCGCCCCGTGTTCGCGTCTGCCGAAATCGCCGCACTTCCGGGCTTCGCGGGCCAGGCCGCCCTCGCTTTGGAGCTCGCCGACCGGCGCCGCGACGCCGAGCAGATGAGCCTGCTGGAGGACCACGACCGCATCGCCCGTGACCTGCACGACCTGGCCATCCAGCGCCTCTTCGCCACCGGCATGACCCTCCAGAGCGCCCAGCGTTTCGTCGACCATCCCCAGGCGGCCGAACGCCTCGCGCGCGCCGTGGACGACCTGGACGCGACCATCAAGATCATCCGATCGACCATCTTCGGCCTCCGCGAGCACGAGGCCCCCGGCAAGGCGCCCAAGATGCGCTCCCGTCTGGTCCAGGCTCTGGATGAGGCCTCGGCGGCCCTCGGCTTCGCCCCGGCCCTGCGGATGGAGGGGCTGATCGACACCGGCGTACCGTCGGCCGTCGCGGACGAGGCCCTCGCCGTGGTGGGGGAAGCCCTCACCAACGTCGCCCGCCATGCCGAGGCCACGCGGGCGGAGGTCTCGATCGCTGAGGCCGACGGGAGCCTGATCGTCACCGTGACCGACAACGGCGTCGGCCTGCCCGCAGGCGGCCGGCGCAGCGGACTGCGGAACCTGGCGGAGCGTGCCGAAAGGCTCAGCGGCCGGATGGAGGTTGCGGCGCGGGGGGACGGGGAGCGGGGCACTCGCCTGGAGTGGCAGGTACCTCTCGTTCCGCCAAAGTGA
- a CDS encoding universal stress protein, with protein sequence MESTFRTPDTSSVVVGVDGSQPARVAALWAAKEAERRDRPLHIVYGADTDGRALYLSAETIERVRVNGRALLDDTAKAVSAEYPGLTVTTEFSRAGAVDSLHRAGGLHGTVVVGNRGLGGFDSLMLGSVGLDVAAAAMTPLIVVRGVDGTEETGTVLAAIRDEHDLLIARYAAKEAELHKASLRLLHVWNVLQSVGEVVSMLDGVDEIASGHAEALRAVTDVVRDEFPDLEVQADAEKSISVAGVLVEASRHADLLVMGGRRVPGPLGLAPNLGMATHSLLHHAHCPVVLIPRTGSDFGSRS encoded by the coding sequence GTGGAAAGCACCTTCCGTACGCCCGACACCAGCTCGGTCGTCGTCGGCGTGGACGGCTCGCAGCCGGCCCGCGTCGCTGCCCTGTGGGCGGCCAAGGAGGCAGAACGCCGGGACCGTCCGCTGCACATCGTGTACGGCGCCGACACCGACGGCAGGGCCTTGTACCTGTCGGCGGAGACCATCGAACGGGTCCGCGTCAACGGTCGGGCGCTCCTGGACGACACGGCGAAGGCCGTGTCGGCCGAGTACCCCGGGCTGACCGTGACCACCGAATTCAGCCGCGCGGGTGCCGTCGACAGCCTGCACCGGGCGGGCGGGCTCCACGGCACGGTCGTGGTCGGCAACCGCGGCCTGGGCGGGTTCGACTCCCTCATGCTCGGATCGGTCGGCCTGGATGTCGCGGCCGCCGCCATGACGCCCCTCATCGTCGTCCGAGGCGTCGACGGGACCGAGGAGACCGGTACGGTCCTCGCGGCGATCCGCGACGAACACGACCTCCTGATCGCCCGGTACGCCGCCAAGGAAGCCGAGCTGCACAAGGCCTCCCTGCGGCTGCTGCACGTGTGGAACGTGCTCCAGTCCGTCGGCGAGGTGGTCAGCATGCTCGACGGCGTGGACGAGATCGCGAGTGGGCACGCAGAGGCCCTGCGGGCCGTTACGGACGTGGTCCGCGACGAGTTCCCGGACCTGGAGGTACAGGCCGATGCCGAGAAGAGCATCTCCGTGGCCGGTGTCCTCGTCGAGGCGTCCCGTCACGCGGACCTGCTCGTCATGGGCGGCCGCCGGGTCCCAGGGCCCCTCGGACTCGCCCCCAACCTGGGCATGGCGACGCACAGCCTGCTGCACCACGCCCACTGCCCCGTGGTCCTCATTCCCCGGACAGGCAGCGACTTCGGGAGCCGGTCATGA
- a CDS encoding CBS domain-containing protein translates to MKHLRNVEDVMTHTVISVDRGTAFKDIVEELRMWNVSALPVLGKGGQVVGVVSEADLLLKPQGSDTAHDATAEQLMTRPAVTVTKDATIPTAARLMARRHLKRLPVVDGDGRLVGVVSRGDLLKVFLRPDEDIGAEIRELIMYQLLPQVPAEAHVHAHGPVEVHVHVANGIAYLTGSLPDPAMEDIVVRAAGTVPGVVDVKADFTAPVSA, encoded by the coding sequence ATGAAGCACCTGCGCAACGTCGAGGACGTCATGACACACACCGTGATCTCTGTCGACCGAGGAACCGCGTTCAAGGACATCGTGGAAGAGCTGCGGATGTGGAACGTCAGCGCGCTCCCCGTCCTTGGCAAGGGCGGACAGGTGGTCGGCGTCGTCTCCGAAGCCGACCTGCTGCTCAAGCCCCAAGGCTCCGACACGGCCCACGATGCCACCGCCGAGCAGCTGATGACCCGCCCGGCCGTGACCGTCACGAAGGACGCCACCATCCCCACCGCGGCACGTCTGATGGCCCGAAGGCACCTCAAGCGCCTTCCCGTGGTCGACGGCGACGGCCGCCTCGTCGGCGTCGTCAGCCGCGGTGACCTGCTCAAGGTCTTCCTGCGCCCGGACGAGGACATCGGCGCCGAGATCCGCGAACTGATCATGTACCAGCTGCTCCCGCAGGTTCCCGCCGAAGCACACGTCCACGCGCACGGCCCCGTCGAGGTGCACGTCCACGTCGCCAACGGCATCGCCTACCTCACCGGGTCGCTGCCGGACCCCGCGATGGAAGACATCGTCGTGCGCGCCGCCGGCACCGTACCGGGCGTCGTCGACGTCAAGGCGGATTTCACCGCCCCCGTCTCCGCCTGA
- a CDS encoding pyridoxamine 5'-phosphate oxidase family protein: MKSHPAGATTASSAGSVPGRQMDELGADEALQLLGSAELGRIVFTRHALPAVRPVNHVLDAGDIIVRVQDGSTLAALLATRQGTGVVVAYEADDIDPGEHLGWSVVATGYATAVTDPDEIERYVRLLEPWAVGSASGAIRIRPDLITGFRLREGGP; encoded by the coding sequence ATGAAAAGCCACCCGGCCGGTGCGACCACCGCTTCGTCTGCCGGCAGTGTGCCGGGACGGCAGATGGACGAGCTCGGCGCCGACGAGGCGCTGCAGCTGCTCGGCAGCGCCGAACTGGGCCGGATCGTCTTCACCCGGCACGCACTGCCCGCCGTGCGCCCGGTCAACCACGTTCTCGATGCCGGCGACATCATCGTCCGCGTCCAGGACGGATCGACGTTGGCGGCGCTGCTCGCGACCCGGCAGGGTACGGGCGTGGTCGTCGCCTACGAGGCCGACGACATCGATCCGGGTGAGCACCTGGGCTGGAGCGTGGTCGCCACCGGCTACGCCACCGCTGTCACCGACCCGGACGAGATCGAGCGGTACGTGCGCCTCCTGGAGCCCTGGGCCGTGGGCAGCGCATCGGGAGCGATCCGGATCCGACCCGACCTGATCACCGGCTTCCGCTTGCGCGAGGGCGGCCCGTAG
- a CDS encoding universal stress protein encodes MTIHPAGSRDIVVGIDPDRNWHLALAWAADEAQRRRLPLRLVLAVPPQHDTQHVDDTPGETALRQTGSDRLEQACNWVRDRHPEVAVTGDLLGGFPAPVLGGAAREARMIVLGSRHLSRTAEFFSAGSLVVPVTAQAHCPVVVVGDSEHISQQPPYIVAGIDGSASATAALAFAFDEADLRGAALRVVCVWQRPLIMLDDEEVALRAQRTLLSEATAGLSEKYPDVHVTHEVLTGHPVEELARAAEFALAVVVGRRGRGGYTGMRIGSVVHGLLHRAHCPVITVPTD; translated from the coding sequence ATGACCATCCACCCTGCAGGAAGCCGTGACATCGTCGTGGGCATCGACCCGGACAGGAACTGGCACCTCGCCCTGGCCTGGGCCGCCGACGAAGCACAACGGCGCAGGCTCCCGCTGCGCCTGGTGCTCGCGGTACCGCCCCAGCACGACACCCAGCACGTCGATGACACCCCCGGCGAGACCGCCCTGCGGCAGACCGGATCCGACAGGCTCGAACAAGCGTGCAACTGGGTGCGTGACCGCCACCCCGAGGTGGCCGTCACCGGTGATCTGCTCGGCGGCTTCCCCGCCCCCGTCCTGGGCGGTGCGGCGCGAGAGGCCCGCATGATCGTCCTCGGGTCCCGGCACCTGAGCCGAACCGCCGAGTTCTTCAGCGCCGGCTCGCTCGTGGTACCCGTCACCGCCCAGGCCCATTGCCCGGTCGTCGTCGTGGGCGACTCCGAGCACATCAGCCAGCAGCCGCCCTACATCGTGGCGGGTATCGACGGCAGCGCGTCCGCCACGGCCGCGCTGGCCTTCGCCTTCGACGAGGCCGACCTCCGGGGTGCGGCGCTGCGGGTCGTCTGCGTGTGGCAGCGGCCGCTGATCATGCTGGACGACGAGGAGGTGGCGCTGCGGGCGCAGCGCACTCTGCTCTCCGAAGCCACCGCCGGCCTGTCCGAGAAGTACCCGGACGTGCACGTCACCCACGAGGTCCTCACCGGCCACCCGGTCGAGGAACTGGCCCGGGCCGCCGAATTCGCCCTGGCCGTCGTCGTGGGCCGGCGCGGCCGCGGCGGGTACACCGGCATGCGGATCGGCTCCGTCGTCCACGGCCTCCTGCACCGTGCGCACTGCCCCGTGATCACCGTCCCCACCGACTGA